The following are encoded together in the Cytophagia bacterium CHB2 genome:
- a CDS encoding STAS domain-containing protein, which yields MQLIANTAEGITTLNLHGKLDSFTSNRLQEELLGLLVEGARKVIIDFSQVDYISSAGIRVFYVAAQRLEVISGRMVFCALPPHVKKIFDIVDMSSEFKIFVTPGEAFRHLREEVS from the coding sequence ATGCAACTCATCGCCAACACCGCGGAAGGCATCACGACCCTGAATTTGCACGGCAAACTCGACTCCTTTACTTCGAATCGCTTGCAAGAGGAATTGCTCGGCTTGCTGGTCGAAGGCGCGCGCAAAGTCATCATTGATTTTTCGCAGGTGGATTATATCAGCAGCGCCGGCATTCGCGTGTTTTATGTCGCGGCGCAGCGGTTGGAAGTAATTTCCGGGCGCATGGTGTTTTGCGCGCTGCCGCCTCACGTCAAGAAGATTTTTGACATCGTCGATATGTCGTCTGAATTCAAGATTTTTGTAACGCCCGGCGAAGCGTTCCGGCATTTACGCGAGGAGGTTTCATGA
- a CDS encoding ATP-binding protein, producing the protein MNDVMTIALVNRLPELQRLWQAIEDFCAAHQLPAGICFDLRIAAEEIFTNIVKYGYSDAAEHPIAVELALRGNCLMVKIQDDAAAFNPLQIDPAHTAGKKKPGGRGVRLWRGLMDDIEYRRRDNKNILIIKKDLTSCNSSPTPRKASRP; encoded by the coding sequence ATGAACGACGTCATGACCATCGCGCTGGTGAATCGCCTGCCGGAACTGCAACGTTTGTGGCAGGCCATCGAAGATTTTTGCGCCGCCCATCAATTGCCGGCGGGCATCTGCTTTGACCTGCGCATTGCCGCGGAAGAAATTTTCACCAACATCGTCAAATATGGTTACTCCGACGCGGCCGAGCATCCCATTGCCGTTGAGCTGGCGTTGCGCGGCAATTGTTTGATGGTGAAAATCCAGGACGACGCTGCCGCGTTTAATCCTTTGCAAATCGACCCGGCGCACACCGCCGGCAAAAAAAAGCCCGGCGGCCGCGGCGTGCGGCTGTGGCGCGGGCTGATGGATGACATCGAATACCGCCGGCGCGACAACAAAAACATACTTATCATCAAAAAAGATTTGACCTCATGCAACTCATCGCCAACACCGCGGAAGGCATCACGACCCTGA
- a CDS encoding SMC family ATPase: MILQTLRLRNFRRFDELALEFPENVIGIIGRNGAGKSTLLEAIAWALYGSRATRTEKSLLRRQASEVSEPCEVELTFTLAGAHYRVTRAMRGANHFVEAALYRAELEEPLAVRENDVSNEIEKILGLDRKSFEASIFAKQKELATLSNMRDEERRKLISRLLNLDAIDSAREKVMQDARLKRNFLQGTRVSQDDLEELQKQLIEHLAARQQAEEAWQARQQEEHAWLQKREQAKALFEAESRRRDRAAKLQSVLHTLEQQVLLMQQQQQRAESERREILAEREKLVQLAPVREEWQRLKAEKDALEENRRKHATLQGKQQLVKSLTEQIAKLYGETESAQQKLAALPGLVVEEKKFLERLEQSEAALRVSREAEKTILAEFAAIKSRGLEEKQKLQEVEKLGVESPCPVCTRPLAEHFQPVLARLEKNLGDLRADYLKLELKKKEAAAHVHDAEMRLKILQQEREQLGQERVRLLQLQEQLGGQQKRIAELQRQCALAQEDIQKLGVVHVDETRYAAVNAALTAAEEQVQEINRLEARVARLPALEESLAQAAEKLKSFHAQATAAQQEIEHLQFREETFWQCKLAHEEASQNHSFAQKQAGEAHAAFAAAAAQVTNFEQRIAQTRERLAAIAQVEKEVVLLESLQEHFKTFRVTMAGRLRPLIETRAAEIMRMATNGRYAMLELDESYNLFLYDQNQKFELNRFSGGEQDLLNLCLRVAISQVIAQRSGRPALQAIVLDEIFGSQDDERKTLLLATLQHLSGYFRQIFLITHEDSIKENLPVVFEVEMEGDTSVVKVK; this comes from the coding sequence ATGATTCTGCAAACCCTCCGCTTGCGCAATTTTCGCCGCTTTGACGAGCTTGCCCTCGAGTTTCCCGAAAATGTCATCGGCATCATCGGCCGCAACGGCGCGGGCAAATCGACCTTGCTTGAGGCCATTGCCTGGGCGCTGTACGGCTCGCGCGCAACGCGCACCGAGAAATCGTTGCTGCGTCGGCAAGCTTCAGAGGTCAGCGAACCTTGCGAAGTCGAATTGACGTTCACACTGGCGGGCGCGCATTATCGCGTCACGCGCGCGATGCGCGGCGCCAATCACTTCGTCGAAGCCGCCTTATATCGCGCCGAGCTGGAGGAACCTCTGGCCGTGCGTGAAAATGATGTGAGCAATGAGATCGAAAAAATTCTTGGGTTGGATCGCAAATCGTTCGAAGCCTCCATTTTTGCCAAGCAAAAAGAGCTGGCTACGTTGAGCAATATGCGTGATGAAGAACGCCGCAAATTGATCAGCCGCTTGTTGAATTTGGATGCCATCGACAGCGCCCGTGAAAAAGTTATGCAAGATGCGCGCCTCAAGCGCAATTTTCTGCAGGGCACGCGCGTCAGTCAGGATGATTTGGAAGAATTGCAGAAGCAGTTAATCGAACATCTCGCCGCGCGGCAACAGGCCGAAGAAGCCTGGCAGGCGCGGCAACAGGAAGAGCACGCGTGGCTGCAAAAACGCGAGCAGGCCAAGGCGCTGTTCGAAGCTGAATCGCGGCGCCGTGATCGTGCCGCCAAACTGCAAAGCGTCTTGCACACACTTGAACAACAAGTCCTGCTCATGCAACAACAACAGCAGCGGGCTGAAAGCGAGCGACGCGAGATTCTGGCGGAGCGGGAGAAACTCGTCCAGCTTGCGCCCGTGCGCGAAGAATGGCAACGCCTCAAAGCCGAGAAGGACGCTTTGGAGGAAAACCGCCGCAAACATGCCACGTTGCAGGGCAAACAGCAGCTCGTCAAAAGTCTGACCGAGCAGATCGCCAAGCTTTATGGCGAAACTGAGTCCGCGCAGCAGAAGCTTGCGGCGCTGCCCGGGCTTGTGGTTGAAGAAAAAAAATTTCTCGAACGTTTAGAGCAAAGCGAAGCCGCGCTGCGCGTTTCCCGCGAGGCGGAGAAAACCATTTTGGCAGAATTCGCTGCAATAAAATCTCGCGGCCTGGAAGAAAAGCAAAAGTTGCAGGAGGTGGAGAAACTCGGCGTGGAAAGTCCCTGTCCGGTGTGTACGCGGCCGCTGGCCGAGCATTTTCAACCGGTGCTGGCGCGCCTCGAAAAAAATCTGGGAGATTTGCGCGCCGATTACCTCAAGCTCGAGCTTAAGAAAAAAGAAGCCGCAGCACATGTGCATGACGCCGAGATGCGCCTCAAAATTCTGCAGCAAGAACGCGAGCAATTGGGGCAAGAGCGCGTGCGCCTTTTGCAGTTGCAAGAGCAGCTTGGCGGACAACAAAAACGCATCGCGGAACTGCAACGCCAATGCGCGTTGGCGCAAGAGGATATTCAAAAACTCGGCGTCGTTCATGTGGATGAAACGCGTTATGCCGCAGTCAACGCCGCTCTGACGGCAGCCGAGGAGCAAGTTCAGGAAATCAACCGTCTCGAAGCGCGTGTGGCGCGGCTGCCGGCGTTGGAAGAAAGCCTGGCGCAAGCAGCGGAAAAACTAAAATCATTTCACGCGCAGGCAACCGCTGCGCAGCAGGAAATCGAGCACCTACAATTTCGTGAAGAAACATTTTGGCAATGCAAGCTGGCGCATGAAGAAGCGAGCCAGAATCATTCATTTGCCCAAAAACAGGCGGGCGAAGCGCACGCAGCATTTGCCGCTGCCGCCGCGCAGGTAACAAATTTCGAACAACGCATTGCGCAAACCCGGGAACGCCTGGCTGCGATTGCGCAGGTGGAAAAAGAAGTCGTGTTGTTGGAGTCTTTGCAGGAACATTTCAAAACATTTCGCGTGACCATGGCCGGGCGTTTGCGGCCGTTGATCGAAACGCGCGCTGCGGAAATCATGCGCATGGCCACGAACGGCCGCTATGCCATGCTCGAGCTGGACGAGTCCTACAACCTTTTTCTTTACGATCAAAACCAAAAATTCGAACTGAATCGTTTCTCCGGCGGCGAGCAGGATTTGTTGAACCTATGTTTGCGTGTTGCCATCAGCCAGGTCATTGCGCAGCGTTCTGGCCGGCCGGCGCTTCAGGCCATCGTACTCGACGAGATTTTTGGATCGCAAGATGACGAACGCAAAACGCTGCTGCTGGCAACGCTGCAACATTTGAGCGGCTATTTCCGGCAGATATTTCTCATCACCCATGAAGACAGCATCAAGGAGAATTTGCCCGTGGTCTTCGAAGTGGAGATGGAGGGGGATACCAGCGTGGTAAAGGTCAAATAA
- a CDS encoding HAMP domain-containing protein, whose protein sequence is MALKNYLASFKGRLTLLVIAAILLPLAAVSLILGGILRERIYVSFEEQLRASLQSTSLILNRAQEDLIKGVERVAKDNVLETTLTLENAEAIDEILSQQRKVLDISMLAVFDLDQQRLASSKFKSKKLVFDHTKSRELQIAKNEDAEHYLIYSAPIEKKKKPLGSIVGGIQLDDDKLTQFISETFHAESMFWLDDRLILSSLVSAAQYQVKPPPLARMHAFRIAGKEYKGLLQSLPLGEHHFKYGLLLPMAELEQALRKTFGVIAIIGTALFIVFLALLGFILRRISRPLNTLTGHARQLVSHDFMPQADAGLRQLAAASQDEIGKLAESFIDMESRLHIYLNELTVKTKAEEKNQSDLRIAHEIQMSMLPKQTPALAANSRFDIHAEIAPAHEVGGDFYDYFMIDDRYLCVVIGDVSDKGVPASLFMAMSKTLIHATTTLTRALAQTGVPPHEILNRVNHELQRDNERRMFVTVFYGVLDTQTGELHYSNAGHHPPYLVSPDRQITPLPILGGGPLGIKSEARFQSARLMLPPRHALFLYTDGITEAMNPQEEFFSEHRLQACLAAMNGAAAQEMTQQVLREVKAFVGAAPPHDDMTVLALRFL, encoded by the coding sequence ATGGCTCTCAAAAACTACCTCGCCTCCTTTAAAGGCAGGCTCACCCTGCTGGTCATTGCCGCGATTTTACTGCCGCTGGCGGCGGTGAGCCTTATTTTGGGCGGTATCCTGCGCGAGCGTATTTACGTCTCGTTTGAAGAACAATTACGCGCAAGCCTGCAATCCACCTCGCTCATACTGAACCGGGCGCAGGAAGATTTGATCAAAGGCGTGGAACGCGTCGCCAAAGACAATGTGCTGGAAACCACCCTGACGCTGGAAAACGCCGAGGCGATTGACGAGATTTTAAGCCAGCAAAGAAAAGTGCTCGACATTTCCATGCTGGCGGTTTTCGATCTCGACCAGCAGCGCCTCGCTTCATCGAAATTCAAAAGTAAGAAGCTCGTTTTCGATCACACCAAAAGCCGGGAACTTCAAATTGCCAAAAATGAGGACGCAGAGCATTATTTGATTTATTCCGCTCCGATTGAAAAAAAGAAGAAGCCGCTCGGCTCGATTGTCGGCGGCATTCAGCTTGACGACGATAAACTGACGCAATTTATCTCAGAGACTTTTCATGCCGAGTCGATGTTTTGGTTGGATGACCGGCTTATTTTGTCGAGCCTCGTTTCTGCGGCGCAGTATCAAGTCAAGCCGCCGCCGCTGGCACGCATGCACGCCTTTCGCATCGCTGGCAAGGAATACAAGGGCTTGCTTCAATCTTTGCCGCTGGGCGAACATCATTTCAAGTACGGCTTGTTGCTTCCCATGGCCGAACTGGAGCAGGCGCTGCGCAAAACTTTTGGCGTAATTGCGATTATCGGGACGGCCCTTTTCATCGTGTTCCTGGCGTTGCTTGGTTTCATTCTCCGGCGCATTTCGCGGCCGCTCAACACGCTCACCGGCCACGCGCGGCAGCTCGTTTCGCATGATTTTATGCCACAAGCCGACGCCGGGCTCCGGCAGTTGGCCGCTGCTTCTCAGGATGAAATCGGGAAGCTGGCAGAATCGTTCATTGACATGGAAAGCCGGCTGCACATTTATCTCAATGAACTCACCGTTAAAACCAAAGCCGAGGAAAAAAATCAAAGCGACTTGCGCATCGCCCACGAAATTCAGATGAGTATGTTGCCAAAGCAAACGCCGGCGCTGGCGGCGAATTCTCGCTTTGACATTCACGCCGAAATCGCGCCGGCGCACGAGGTGGGGGGCGACTTTTATGATTATTTCATGATCGACGATCGCTATCTCTGTGTGGTGATCGGCGATGTTTCCGACAAGGGCGTGCCGGCTTCGCTGTTCATGGCGATGAGCAAGACGTTGATCCACGCGACAACGACGCTGACGCGCGCGCTCGCGCAAACGGGCGTTCCGCCGCATGAGATTCTAAACCGCGTCAACCACGAGTTGCAGCGCGATAATGAACGCCGTATGTTCGTAACGGTTTTTTATGGCGTGCTCGATACGCAAACCGGTGAGTTGCACTACAGCAACGCCGGCCATCATCCGCCATATTTAGTGTCGCCGGACCGGCAGATCACGCCGCTGCCAATTCTGGGGGGAGGGCCGTTGGGCATCAAAAGCGAGGCGCGTTTTCAATCGGCGCGCCTGATGTTGCCGCCGCGGCATGCGCTGTTTCTGTACACCGACGGCATCACCGAAGCGATGAATCCCCAAGAAGAATTTTTCTCCGAACACCGCTTGCAGGCGTGTCTGGCGGCCATGAACGGCGCAGCCGCGCAGGAGATGACGCAGCAGGTGCTGCGCGAGGTGAAGGCATTTGTCGGCGCCGCGCCGCCGCACGATGACATGACAGTGCTGGCGCTGCGTTTTCTTTGA